A section of the Malania oleifera isolate guangnan ecotype guangnan chromosome 2, ASM2987363v1, whole genome shotgun sequence genome encodes:
- the LOC131149854 gene encoding elongation factor 1-alpha, producing MGKEKVHINIVVIGHVDSGKSTTTGHLIYKLGGIDKRVIERFEKEAAEMNKRSFKYAWVLDKLKAERERGITIDIALWKFETTRYYCTVIDAPGHRDFIKNMITGTSQADCAVLIIDSTTGGFEAGISKDGQTREHALLAFTLGVKQMICCCNKMDATTPKYSKARYDEIVKEVSSYLKKVGYNPDKIPFVPISGFEGDNMIERSTNLDWYKGPTLLEALDLINEPKRPTDKPLRLPLQDVYKIGGIGTVPVGRVETGVLKPGMVVTFGPSGLTTEVKSVEMHHEALQEALPGDNVGFNVKNVAVKDLKRGYVASNSKDDPAKGAASFTSQVIIMNHPGQIGNGYAPVLDCHTSHIAVKFAELLTKIDRRSGKELEKEPKFLKNGDAGFVKMIPTKPMVVETFSEYPPLGRFAVRDMRQTVAVGVIKSVDKKDASGAKVTKSAAKKK from the exons ATGGGTAAGGAGAAGGTTCACATCAACATTGTGGTCATTGGCCATGTCGACTCTGGCAAGTCAACCACCACCGGGCACTTGATCTACAAGCTTGGAGGTATTGACAAGCGTGTTATTGAAAGGTTTGAGAAGGAGGCTGCTGAGATGAACAAGCGTTCTTTCAAGTATGCGTGGGTGCTGGACAAGCTCAAGGCTGAGCGTGAACGTGGTATCACAATTGATATTGCCCTGTGGAAATTTGAGACTACCAGATACTACTGCACTGTCATTGATGCCCCTGGACACCGTGACTTTATCAAGAACATGATCACTGGTACCTCACAGGCGGACTGTGCTGTCCTCATTATTGACTCGACAACTGGTGGTTTTGAAGCTGGTATTTCGAAGGATGGTCAGACCCGTGAGCATGCTCTTCTTGCTTTCACCCTTGGTGTGAAGCAGATGATTTGCTGTTGCAACAAG ATGGATGCTACCACCCCCAAGTACTCTAAAGCTAGGTATGATGAAATTGTTAAGGAAGTTTCTTCCTATCTGAAGAAGGTTGGGTACAACCCTGACAAGATCCCCTTTGTACCCATCTCTGGGTTTGAGGGCGACAACATGATTGAGAGGTCTACAAACCTTGACTGGTACAAGGGTCCAACTCTCCTTGAGGCCCTTGACTTGATTAATGAGCCCAAGAGACCCACGGACAAGCCCCTTCGTCTCCCTCTTCAGGATGTTTACAAGATTGGTGGCATTGGAACTGTTCCTGTTGGACGAGTTGAGACTGGTGTCCTCAAGCCTGGTATGGTTGTGACTTTTGGCCCCTCTGGATTGACAACTGAAGTAAAGTCAGTGGAGATGCACCATGAAGCACTCCAGGAAGCACTCCCAGGTGATAACGTTGGGTTCAACGTGAAGAATGTGGCTGTCAAGGATCTCAAGCGAGGGTATGTTGCTTCTAACTCCAAAGATGATCCTGCCAAGGGGGCTGCTAGCTTCACCTCTCAGGTCATCATCATGAACCACCCTGGACAGATTGGAAATGGCTATGCCCCAGTTCTTGACTGCCACACTTCACACATTGCTGTCAAGTTTGCTGAGCTCTTGACTAAGATTGACAGACGATCTGGCAAGGAGCTCGAGAAGGAGCCAAAGTTCTTGAAGAATGGTGATGCAGGTTTTGTGAAGATGATTCCCACCAAGCCCATGGTGGTGGAGACTTTCTCTGAGTACCCGCCTCTTGGTCGTTTTGCTGTCCGGGACATGCGCCAGACAGTGGCTGTTGGAGTCATCAAGAGTGTTGATAAGAAGGACGCAAGTGGTGCCAAGGTCACCAAATCTGCAGCCAAGAAGAAATGA